A region of the Agrobacterium sp. RAC06 genome:
GCGACCCAGGCCTTGGCCTCGTCGGGAGTGACGATATCGAAAAAGGCGGCGATTTCGCCCGAGGTGGCGAAGCCGAGGCGGGTGAGAGCTGCCCGGCAGGCCCAGTCGACGAAGGTTTCGTGATCGACTTCAGCGGTGTGATGTTCGGTTGGGATCACGCGTTCGGAGAGGTCATAGACCTTCTGGAAGCCTTCGCGGCGTGCAATCGACAGTTTGCCGGTGTGCCACAGAAATTCCAGCGCCGTCTTCGAGGGATGCCAGTTCCACCAGCCACCGGACTTGTGGTCCTCGGCCTTCACGTCACGGGCCAGGACCGGACCGTGGTCACGGATGCGGGCATAGGTCTCCTCGAAGGCCTGATCGAAGCCCTCCCCTCGCCACTTCGCCCAGTTCTGCCGGATGCGCTCTTCACGTCGGACGAAGCGGTGCTTCCAATAGGGGAAGAAGGCCGAGGGAATGACCGAGGCGTCATGCGTCCAGTGTTCGAAAAGCGAGCGATCCTTCTCAAGAAGGTGCTGCAGATCTTTGGTCCGATAGGTCTGGTTGCGGGAGAACAGGATCTGGTGATGGGCCCGCTCGACCCACTGGATGCTATCAACCTGAACGAAGCCGAGATCGTGGATCAGGTCGTAAAGCCCCTGACGCCCGAGCGCCTTTGTCGGCGAGCGGGACAGTCCCTGCCGTTCCAGGAAGATCTTTCGCGCGAGCGTGTTGGGGACGGGAATCGTCATGGTTGAGAGGCTAGGACATGTTCGCGGTTTGTTCAATGGGCAAAGACTTGTGGTAGTGGAGAGCTGCCGCGTCAGGTCGCGTCACGGTCGGCATGTTCTAAGACGTACTGGTCTCTGGCACCATGATCTCTGTCGGTCTATAGGATCACGGACTGCCCTCGGAGAATCTCCGCCTTGCATATCCGTTTCGATCAGGCCGAATTGCGCTTCGGCGACCGCGTGGCTCTCTTGCCGCTGTCGCTGTCGCTCGTCGAGCCGCGCATCGGCGTGATCGGGCTTAATGGTTCCGGCAAGACGAGTTTCGCGCGGCTTATTGCGGGCCTCGCCAAGCCGACATCGGGCACGGTGACGCTGGACGGGCTCGATACCGTTACCGACGAAAAGGCGGCGCGGGCGAAGACGGGATTCATCTTCCAGAACCCGGGCCATCAGATCATTTTGCCGGTCATTCGCGAGGATATCGCACTCGGGCCGAAGGCGCGGGGGCTGGCCGCTCCCGAAGTGGATCGACTGGTGGATGAGGTCCTCGCCCGCTTCGGGATCGGTGATTTCGCGGCGAGACGTCCCCACGAGCTATCGGGCGGTGAGCTGCAGTTGGCGGCGCTTGCAGCGGTCTGCGTCAACAGGCCTGACGTCGTCATCTTCGACGAGCCGACCAATCAGCTCGACCTCAGAAACCGCGCCCGCGTCAAGGCGGCGATCGACGGGCTGGGCGAACAGGCCGTGGTCATCAGCCACGACCTCGATCTGGTGGCGGATTTTTCCCGCGTGCTGGTCTTCCACGAAGGGGCGCTCGTCTCTGACGGAGAGGCTACCGAAGCGATCGCCCGCTACCGGGAGATCGCCGGATGCTGACGAGCCTGCATGTGGAGGGCCAGAGCCTTCTCCATCGCATCCCGGTCAAGCCGAAGCTTGTCGGGCTGATGGCTTTCGGGTTGGCGCTCTATCTTGTCGATCAACCGCTCGCCCTGACCCTGGCCCTGGTCACCACCGGCACTCTCTATCTGTCGACCGGTGTCGGCCTGTCGGAAGGATTTCGGCGGCTGAAGCCGGTTCTCTTCACGATCACCTTCCTCGTTGTGGTCAATCTCTTGCTGCTGTCGCCGCATGAGGCCCTCGTGATCACGCTCAGGCTTGTTGCGATCCTGTTGCTCGCGGCTGCCGTTACGGCTTCCACCAGCATTGCCGACTTCATGGCCGCCGTCACCGATCTTGCCCGACCACTCGAGCGGCTCGGGCTCCTCAAAGCCGCCGATCTCGGTCTCGCGCTCGGGCTGGTGCTGCGTTTCGTGCCGGAGATTGCCGGGCGTTACGAAGCGCTGAAAGAGGCACATGCGGCGCGCGGCATTCCGGTGAAGCTCTCGCGCATGCTCGGGCCCCTCATCATTTCGACGTTGAAGGATGCCGATCGGATCGCCGAAGCGATTGACGCCCGGGGGATTAGGGGTCAGTAAAAACCCCAGAAAGTTTACCGGGGACCCGTTCAATGACCACCAGAGACATCGTGCTCGCCGCCCTCTTCACCGCGATCATCATCGTGCTCGGCTTCATTCCGCCGGTGCCGATCCCGCTGCTGCCGGTGCCGATCACGGCGCAGTCCATGGGCGTCATGCTCGCCGGCTGCATCATCGGGGCGAAGCGCGGTGCGGCCGCCTATGCCCTGCTCGTCGTGCTCGTCGCCGTCGGCCTGCCGGTGCTTTCGGGTGGTCGCGGTGGCATCAACGTGCTTATGGGCCCGACGGGCGGTTACATCTTCGGCTGGATCATCGGTGCTTTCG
Encoded here:
- a CDS encoding energy-coupling factor ABC transporter ATP-binding protein, whose product is MHIRFDQAELRFGDRVALLPLSLSLVEPRIGVIGLNGSGKTSFARLIAGLAKPTSGTVTLDGLDTVTDEKAARAKTGFIFQNPGHQIILPVIREDIALGPKARGLAAPEVDRLVDEVLARFGIGDFAARRPHELSGGELQLAALAAVCVNRPDVVIFDEPTNQLDLRNRARVKAAIDGLGEQAVVISHDLDLVADFSRVLVFHEGALVSDGEATEAIARYREIAGC
- a CDS encoding energy-coupling factor transporter transmembrane component T family protein, with amino-acid sequence MLTSLHVEGQSLLHRIPVKPKLVGLMAFGLALYLVDQPLALTLALVTTGTLYLSTGVGLSEGFRRLKPVLFTITFLVVVNLLLLSPHEALVITLRLVAILLLAAAVTASTSIADFMAAVTDLARPLERLGLLKAADLGLALGLVLRFVPEIAGRYEALKEAHAARGIPVKLSRMLGPLIISTLKDADRIAEAIDARGIRGQ
- a CDS encoding winged helix-turn-helix domain-containing protein, with protein sequence MTIPVPNTLARKIFLERQGLSRSPTKALGRQGLYDLIHDLGFVQVDSIQWVERAHHQILFSRNQTYRTKDLQHLLEKDRSLFEHWTHDASVIPSAFFPYWKHRFVRREERIRQNWAKWRGEGFDQAFEETYARIRDHGPVLARDVKAEDHKSGGWWNWHPSKTALEFLWHTGKLSIARREGFQKVYDLSERVIPTEHHTAEVDHETFVDWACRAALTRLGFATSGEIAAFFDIVTPDEAKAWVAAHRDELQELQLETVDGKPRASFAFANHVASLLDAPEPPARIRVLSPFDPLIRDRNRTERLFGFFYRIEVFVPEPKRQYGYYVFPLLEGDRLIGRIDIKAERREGLLHVRRLWLEPGVKPTAGRLDKLEAELQRIARFAGMETVRLQPGWLG
- a CDS encoding biotin transporter BioY, with the translated sequence MTTRDIVLAALFTAIIIVLGFIPPVPIPLLPVPITAQSMGVMLAGCIIGAKRGAAAYALLVVLVAVGLPVLSGGRGGINVLMGPTGGYIFGWIIGAFVTGFLAEKLVREGQSAAKQMAGFFIASIVGGIGVVYLCGMPWLSVAAGTPFDKVVLGSLAFIPGDLVKAAIATLAARAVLVGYPLLPARA